A stretch of DNA from Candidatus Atribacteria bacterium:
AATTGTTCAGGAAGATAAGCTTTTACTATTTCAATCTCTTTTTTTGCCTTTTCAGCAAGTTCTGGTCTTTGACCCTTAATAAAAAGATTTAAAGACTCTTCTAATTTCTTTAAATGGTTAGAGATTATCCCAATAATTTCATCTTCGGTCAGCTTATCTTTTTTTGATATTTCAGTATTCTTAATTGCTGCTCTAATCAATCGTAAAGTAGATAATTTTAATTTTTCGCTCTCCTTTAATGCCATTTTCATATTACTAAAAATCACTTCTTCCAAGGATAGCTGTTTTGACATCTAAAATCTACCTCTTTTTTTTTGTTTTCTTTGAGCAGCAAGCGCTTTCTTTTTCCTTCTTACGCTTGGTTTCTCATAGTATTCATGACGCCGAAGATCGGATATTATCCCACTCTTTTGGCATTCCTTTTTAAATCTCCTAAGTGCGTGATCCATTTCTTCGTTATCTTTAACTTTTATTTTGGCCATATTTACACCTCCCATCTCGTACATATTAGCTTAACAAAATGATAGCTTTATGGGTAAAATTCTA
This window harbors:
- a CDS encoding 30S ribosomal protein S21, coding for MAKIKVKDNEEMDHALRRFKKECQKSGIISDLRRHEYYEKPSVRRKKKALAAQRKQKKRGRF
- a CDS encoding GatB/YqeY domain-containing protein, giving the protein MSKQLSLEEVIFSNMKMALKESEKLKLSTLRLIRAAIKNTEISKKDKLTEDEIIGIISNHLKKLEESLNLFIKGQRPELAEKAKKEIEIVKAYLPEQLPEREVEKIVKDTIKKFEFKSIKDLGPAMREILPQLKGKVDGKIVNKMVRNLLDNPKN